The Mycoplasmoides genitalium G37 genomic sequence CTGATGTATAACTTCTGATTGAAACGTTATTTCAACAGTTCTGAATAACGATTTTTTTGCTTATTTGCAATTACAAACTGTCATTCATTGAGTTTTCATTTTCTTGTCATTTCCTGAACCAATTGATCACCATCTTTAATCCAACAAGCAGGAAAGAACTTAACAATTAGGTTTGCTAGTGCAATAAGTCCTAAGAAGAAAACAATACTTACAATTACCCCTGGTAAAATACTTGTACCTTTTCCTTGAATTAAAACAGGCGCTTGGAGAAATACTGATTGGGTAATGTCAAATAAGGTGTAAGCAATATAACCAAAGCCCCAACAAAATCCAAAAAGAATAGGAAGTTCATTCTTCTTGTAATCTTTAAATTCATATGGCAGGATTAAATTTGAACTTGATAAACTCCAAGCAAATGCACCACCGATAAATGAAAAGATACTAATTAAAGCAAACCCAGCTGCACTACCAATACCAAGTGTTGCTGCAAACATGATGATTATAAGCAATACCACTATGTTAGCTGTTAATAAGAAGTGCATTCACCTCTTCTTGTCATAAATGGTTTTATTAAATGGTGAAAAAACAACAAAGCCCAAAGCATAACCAATAACTCAAAAAATAGCAAGTGTTGCTAAACCTGTTGTGTACACACCAGTACTTATCAAACCATTTGATCCTGATGGGGAAACAGTTTGCAAGATGCTAAATCAAGCTGGAGTTAACGGATTGACTATTAGTATTAAAACTATGCCATAAACACCAATTAATTTTCATGTTGTTTTATTCTTTAAGATATCTATGGATTTTGGTTGAGTAGTTAAACTCATATTTTCCTTAGTTTGCTTTTGAGGAAAGATGTGATCTATCTTGCTTTCAAACCATAAAAATAAACATAAGTTAGCAAACACAACCAAAATCATCACAGTCATAATGTAAACCCAGTATTGAGAGGCTACTTGTTGAACTTGTTCAAATAAAAACGGTGTGAAAACTACTGCAATCCCAATGTTAAAACCCCAAAGGTTAGCATTAGATAGGATTGATTTTTTTCTGTTTGAAGAAAGATTAGCAATTGCTGGTTGAGTATAAACTACTAAGGTAGTTCCACCAATAGCAATTGTGCTTCTAAAGATAATAAACAATGCATAACCAGTAATTGATGCAGCTGTACCAATACTATTACCATCCAAACCCTTAATAAGTTCAACACTTGTTCCATCTGCAAGCATCGTTTTACCATTGATCATCACCGGTCCAAGTAATTGACCCACTTGTAAATTGCTACTTAGTGAACTTAATTGAGTTTTTACTGAATCTGATAAAGGTCTTAATAAAGTTAATTGATTATGACCATTCAAAGGGTCTCCTATAATAAGAAAGGGAAAACAAACACACATGATTCCCATCATGATTAAAACCGCATAACGATAACCAAATTTCAAAACAACAACTCCACAAAGAATAGAACCTACTGCTCTCAATAAAGTGATAGTTCAGTTGGTGGAAGATGTGGCTATTTGCCCAGCATTTTCAGTAAAGAAAGAACTTAACCAACCACTGTACTGTGGTAAAGTGGTGGTTGATTGAGTAAGTATACCAGTTGGTTTACCACTAATTCGATCAATTACAAACCATTCAACTACAAACAATAGATACCCAAAAATTACTATGATCCACAGGGTAATAAGTTTCAGATCACTTACTTTTTTTTGACTTTTATTTTCCACAAATTAAGACAGAATTTACATTAGACTAATTTTAAAAGCTGTAGCTAATTGTTTTTTAGAACAAACTGAATCAAAGAATTTGAAATTGTCTTTCATTGTTAACAGCATTTAACAACAAAATTGAATAAAAATAAAAAACAGACCCTGATGGTCTGTTGGATATTTAATGGCGGAAGCGGTGGGATTCGAACCCACGCACCGTAGAACGATCTAACACCTTAGCAGGGTGTCCTCTTAACCACTTGAGTACGCTCCCAGTTTGTTGTTAAATTTATTATAAATATGCAACTAATTAGCGCTTTAGATGTTTAAAAATTTATTAAGACCATCCCTATTTTTTAACTGGAGCCAAAAAACATTTAAAAATAAATTTTCGTTTTTAAAACAAGCAGCAAATGCATTACAAAAACAGGCTGTTATCAATGATAACAATGTTGCATTTGAAGCTTTAAAAAAGCGTGAAGAAGAGATTACAACTGGAATTATTACTAGTTTAGCTTTACCTCACTTACAAAGTCAAAGTGTTATAGAACCTTTTGTTGCTGTATTTAAGGTTAAAAACTTAGATTGACAATCATTAGATCAAAAACCAGTTAAATTGATATTTTTAATTGGTGTTCTTGTTGACAAAACCAATTTGCATCTTGATTTCATTAGTAACTTTTCCAAGTTAATGTTGAATGAAACATTTGCAAGTAAGGTTTTAAATGTCACTAGCTATAACGGCTTGATTAAACTAATTGATCTTTTTAACCAACAAAAAGTGCAAGACCAACCAGCTGTTGAAACAAAAAAAGAGTATGACTTTGTTGCTGTAACAGCATGCCCAACTGGCATTGCCCATACTTTCATGGCTAAAGAAGCGTTGGAAGCATTTGCAAAAAAGCATAACTTATATGTAAAAGTTGAAACTCAAGGTACAGATGGGATACAAAATCAACTTACAAGTGACGATATTAATAACGCTAAAGGTGTTATTCTTGCTTGTGATCGTTTAATTGATTTCTCTAGGTTTTATGCAAATAAGAATGTGATTGAAGTGTCAACTACTAAAGCCATTAAAAAACCTGATGAGGTGTATGAATTAATTAAAAACCAAAAGGGTAAACAGCTTGCAAATAGTGCTAAACCAACTAATCAAACCCAATTAGCTGAAAGTGAAGGGGAATTCAACTTTAATAATTTTCACAAGCGGATTTATCGTGCCATTTTAAGTGGTGTTTCTTACATGCTACCATTCGTTGTTTTTGGTGGGATATTAATTGCACTCTCTTTTCTAATTGATATAAATAACGCTAATAATGCTGGTGGTAACTTTGGCACAATTAATCCTGTTGCTAACTGGTTAAATAAGCTAGGAGGAATTTCCTTTAGTTTAATTGTTCCTATCTTATCTGCATACATTGCATATGCATTGGTATCAAGACAGGGATTATTACCTGGTTTTGTTGTTGGTTTAATCTCTTCAGGACAATTTTTATTAAATATTGTTCTGACCAATGGAACAATTGAATGGTTAGCACCATCACAAGTATCAAGTGGCTTTTTTGGTGCTATCTTTGGAGGACTTTTGAGTGCTTGCTTAATAATTGTTCAACAAAACTACATCTATAAAAAATTACCTCAATCTTTGCAGGGAATTAAAAACATCTTGTTTATTCCCTTGTTTGGTACTTTATTCACTGCTGGTTTATTTTGGGTTATTAACATTCCTTTAATTTATCTAAACTATGGATTAAGTCTGTTTTTAAATATTATGAACAGCCCTATCCTAGCACCTTTACTTGGTTTTGTAATTGGGTTGATGATGTGCTTTGATTTAGGGGGGCCAATTAATAAAGCAGCTTATGTTTTTGGTGTTGTTTCTTTACAAAATCAAAATGCAGGAACAATTTCGATGGCTGCAGCTATGCTATCAGGGATGGTACCTCCTTTATCAATTGCTTTGGCAGCTTCCATTCGAAAGAGCTGCTTTGATAAACAGGAATTACCTGCAGCTTATGCTTGTTATCTGATGGGATTGAGTTTTATTAGTGAAGGTGCTATCCCATTTGTTGTTAAAAAACCTAAGGTGATGTTAACTGCTAACTTAATTGCTGGAGCAATTTGTGGAGCATTAACAGGAGCATTTGCCTTATCAATTCGTGCTCCTCATGGCGGTGTTTTTGTGTTTGCACTTTTAAAAACTACTTTACAAGGGATTGAAGGAGCTACATTACAAACTGGAGTTGGCATTGGTTTGGCATTGGTTTGTTTAATAATTAGTATGATAGTTGGTAGTAGTATTATCATTGGCTATGACTTGATTGCAAAACATAACCAAAGAAAGCAAAATCTGAATAGTTAATTACGCTTGCGCAATTGATTATTATGTTGATTTAAACAAGCAAAAAAATAGTGTTTTAATACCTGGTGGTAAGGGGATTAATGTTGCTATTGTAATGAAATCACTTGGTTTTGATCCAACTGTCATTACTTTTTTGGGACAACCCACTAAAAACTTATTTTTAGAGTTGGTAAAACCTTATGATCTAAATATAGTTAGCTTCATTTCTGAAACTAAAACAAGAATTAACCTTAAGTTATTAAAAGATGAAAAAACTACTGAAATTAATGATTTAAGTCCTTTAATAACAGATGCTAATCTAACTGAATTGTTAACTTTTTTAAAAGCTAATGTTAAGAATAATGATTTGGTTATCATCAACGGAAGATTTAAATTTGAAGCTTTAGAAAAAGTTCTAAACTTGGTCTTTACATTAACAGAAAATGTGGTTATAGATGTTGATGAAAGCAAAATGTTAACGCTTTTAAATCAGTCTAAACCACTAGTTATGAAACCTAACATTGATGAGTTTCAAACTATGATTAATACTTTTTTTCACGATCAACAAAGCTTAATAGCAGCAATTAAAAAATTTCATTACTGTAAGCTCTTATTATTATCTGATGGTGACAAAGGAGCTTATCTTTTTGATCAGAATAAGTTATTGTTTGTAAGTTCTATCACTCCTAAACAAGTAGTTAGCACCACAGGAGCAGGTGATACTTTGTTGGCAGTTTTTTTAGCAAATTTGATTCTAAAGGTAGATTTAAAAACTGCTTTGATTAAAGCAACTAACTATGCAAGTGCAACAATTAGTAAGTTAGGTGTTGTTGATAGTAAAGACAAAATTAGTGTTATAACCCCAAAAAGTTACTATTTATAATTAATATTTGATGGTAAAAAGAAAGCGAAAGCCTAAGCTTAATTCGCGTAATATTTTAACTATCCAGATTGTTTTAACAATCTTTAGTATGATCTTTTTTCTTACTTTGCTATCTTTAATCTTGTTTTTGAGTTTGCAAAGTAATTTAGCTACAGCTTTAGTTGAAAACAGAAATAAAGCTGTGGAACTTGTAGATAACATTGTCTTTTTTTAAAAGAACTGATTTTTAAATTTGTCTCTGACTAATTTATTAGTGTGTTAAACCTAATTAAAAATGTTATTCGTTCTTTAAAGAGTGCTAAGATTGCTTTAATAGCGTTAACTTTTTTAATTTTTGTTGCTGTTGGTGGTTTTGTGTTGTTAAATAACACAGTTAATAATTTTAACGCTGCTTTTAACTATGTCACCCACACTGGTAAATTAAGCAATGCCATCATTAATGAGCGTTATGACTTTGGTAAATTAGAGTTTCAAGAACAGACCAATAATTCTCAGAATAGTAGCGACAGTTTTACTTTAACTTTAACTAATGATTCAAGAACAAGTTTTATTAATAATGCCTTGAGAACTAACCCTTCTTTGTATGAAGGATTAGTAACCCAAACTTTTAGCTATCAAAACAAAACTGAAATGACTGAAAAAACCAATATAGTTAATCAGTCTAAAATTATTGCTGCTAACAATCTTAACAATGCATTAAGTAAAGATAAACAGCTCTTAGTTTCAGGTCAACTTGAAAAACTAAATGCTGTTTTTCGGGAATATAAAGCTATTAATATTACTGACAAAAGTGTTTTTAAAAAATTGATAGTATCAGAACCTAATGATTTGGTAAATAGCCTAGTTATTTTTGATGGTCAAAATTTATCTAGCTCCAAACAAAGTGATTTCAATAATTTTTTAAATCAATTTAACGAAATTAAATCAAAGGGTAAAGATAATTTAAGTACTACTTTAAAAACTGGGCAGTATCAGGCATTTTTACAAACTCTTTTTGATTATGCTCAAGCGAGTGAAACAACATTAAAAGATCAGCTTCAAAAGTTAATTTCAAATCCAGATTCAAGTGAAACAAATCAGGTTAAAAATCTCTTTGATACTCCAAGTACGCTTACTAATATTGGGGGTCAATTAACCTTACAATGAACAGAAAATAGCCTAACAAAACAGATAGTTATCTTTGATCCTAGTAGTTATGAAACAATAGTCGCTCCTGGTAACTGAACTTATCAACAACAATTAGGTAAAGAAGTTTATCCTGATATTAACAACTGAGAAAGTATTAAAAAACTACCACTTGAACAATTTGAAAGTGAATTTTTAAAAATTGATCAAAAGTATAAGATCAGTATTGATAATATCGATTATTTAGTTATTGGGGTTGGAATTAGTCCAGATTTTGTTTATCCTGTTTTTAGTGCATCTTTAATTGTTCCTAACATTGAAAATGAACAACTTTACTATGTTAACCAAACTGGATATGAAAGAACTTTTTCCTCTTTTTTAACAAATCCAGTTGAAACAGCAATAGTAGCAAGATTGATTAATCTTGAAAGTGATCTTAATACTATCAACCAGTGAGCTGTTGAAAACATGTCATGACCAACAAACATTAAAGCTGCATACAGTAGTTCTGATACCACTAATATTTTGAATTTATTAGCAGCAAGAACAGTTTTTATCCCTAATCTAATTAACACAATTAATTTAGTGGCTTTGTTTTTAACTATTGCTATCCTAACTGTTGCTATAATTGTCAGCATTTTAATCCTGATTAGTTATTTAAAGAAAAACACTGAGCAAATTGGCATTTTAAAAGCAAATGGGTTAAGTGGTAAAAAGATTAACCTTAGCTTGTTAATCTTTGGGTTAATTCCTGCTATAGTAGGTGCTATTTCTGGATATAGCTTTGGAATTGGATTTCAAGACGTAGCTATTCATCTATTTAGTAACTATTGATTTATACCAACAGCAACATCAAGTTTTTCAGTAGTAGGATTGTTGTTTTTTTCACTGTTTGTTATCTTAATTATGAGTAGTATATCGCTTTTAGTGGGATCAATTATCTTAAAGAAGGATGTTGTAAAGATTTTAAAGCATGACAGTGAATTTAAAGTTTCAAGATTAGGACTTAGTTCTAAGAAATTGTTTGCTAGGTTTGGTATTATGACCAGGTTTAGAGTAGCATTAGCATTTAACGCTCCTTGAAAATTAGTTTTTCTAACCTTGATGAGTTCATTTACAATGATGATTTTAAACCTTAGTTTTGCAACTAAAGATAGCTTTGAAAATGCTCAATCAAAAACTAATTTAACTAATCAGAACCACCAATATGAATTTGAACTCGCTTCAGCAACAACACAAAGTGGTTTATTGAAGTGACAGTTATTTGCAGAACTAGGTACAACTGATAAAAGAAGTGAAAGTAGTGTAAAGCTTGCAAATAAAAGGATGGATATTAGTAATGTTGATGCATCTAAAGATTGAAAGAACCAACAAGTAATTAATTTTTTAAGCGATGCTAGTGGCTTTAGTAATGATTTAAATTACCTTGAAAACATTGTTCAATCCAAGATAGGTTTAGACTATTCATTGGGATTTAACAATATTGTTTCAAATCCCTGAAGGTTAAGTGAAACATTAATGCCAACTAACCAAGCATCTGCTTCCAACACTGCTTTTCAAAATTTTTTAAAAGCAATCATTACTATAAATCCAAGCCAAGGATCGCAATTCATTAAACAAACCCAAGATCCATTAACAAAAAGATTTATCTATGCAATTGACAGTGATAAGGCATTAAAAAATAATAATGAACAAAACGGTTCCCAAAACCACTTAACTTTAAATGATGATTTTGCTAAATTTCTCTACAGTCAATTTGAATTAATTAAAAAGAGTGGGAATGCAAGTAATGAAGATTTAAATGCAATTGATTTTGAAAACCCCCAAACAATCAGAGATTTTTACAACAAGTACAATGCTTTACCACCATTAGATTACAAACTTAGCTTTAATGTAATAGGTTTACCCAAAGAGACAATTGCTGGACAAATTGACACCCCTAAGTATGGATTTTTAACCCTTCATGGTGAATATCAAAATACTCCTATCAAGATTAAAGGTATTAAAGATTGAAAAGATAAAGTGGATAATTTAGGTCCAGTTTTGAGTGATCAAAACAACCACATTATTAATCAAGAATTGTTTAAAAATTATTCTTTTGATCCTTTGATAGTTAACAATTCTGCTGCAAAAAAATACCAACTTGCAATAGGTAGTGAGATTAATATTGCAGTTAACAACAGCTTCAAACGGATTGACAATAAGATCATTAATCAAGATCCTTTAGTGAATGCTACCTTTAGAGTTGTAGGGATTAACAATTCCGCTCATGATCCTGAATTTTTCACTAGTTATAGTACTGCTTTTAAAGTATTGGAATATCCCAATGAATGGTTCGTAAAAAAACTTCCATTTAATAGCTTCTATGCTAATTCGCTTTTAAGTTTTGTTCAATCTACTTCGCTATTTTCTGAATCTGGTATTTTTCCTGCTACTAGTAGTTTTTCAACTAATAACACTGTACTTGTTGAGTTAATTAAAAAAACCATTAATTACAAGAATGGTCAAATGAATCAAACTTCAAGTAATGACTCTTCTAAGAAAGAAAATTACCAAAAATTGCAAAAAGCATTAGGAATATCAACTGATTTGGAGATTAGTAAAGTTAATGAATATGTTGCTATCTTAGCAAGGGTTTATAATGGTTTACCTTACAACTCTACTATTAGCTTTATTAGCAATGTTGCTGCTAACAACGCTTTATTTGGAAATATTGCTAACACCACCAAGCAGATTCAAGCTGTTGTAATTGCAGTGATTATTCCTATAATCATGTTGATTATTCTTTTGGTTTCAACTACCTTAATTCAAGAGTTGAAAAAAATTGCTATTAGATTAAAAGCATTGGGATATTCCAATTTAAAAATTCTCGCTTCATTTTTATCAATATACATCCCTTTATTTGCCTTTGGTTTGTTGATTTCTATCCCCTTTTCTATCTATCTAATTGCACTACATAATGAGGTAATTTTTGCAAGCTCATCGATCTTTTTAGATGCTTTTTTAAGTTTTGAAAGTGCAATTGGTTCAATGTTAGTTTTACTAGCGGTTTTATCAATTACCTTTGTGTTGAATTGATTAGAGTTGAACAAAATTAAGATTGACAAGGAAATCAAAAACTCCTAATGGATTTTTTCTCTTTAAACAAAATCATAAAACCCAACCAGAAATTCACTAGTAATGAAGCTGAATTTCTACAGATAGCTACTGATTATTTGGAGGAAAGTCAAAACTATCTTCAAAAGGGTTTAAAGCAATTAAAAAAAGAATATAAAAGATCCATTATTTATAACCCTAACCTTGAATATAAACGCTTTGTTAAATGAAAAGAAAATTTCACTGAAACATTTGAAAGTTATTATGACAGGTTTTTTATTACCAAATACAACCATTATTCACTAAGCTTACTTTTTAGCTTTATTAATGAACAGATTGAAACAGTTATTGCTAGTTACAACTCATTTCTAAATGAGCATAATAAGTTAGCTTTTAATAAAGTTAGTTTTAGTTTTGAAAAGAAACTTTTTGAAGCTACACAACAGTTTAATAACTTAGAAAAAAACACTGCTATTAGTGATGATTTACCGCTCCAGTTTAAAGTTAGAACAACTCAACTAAAAGCCCAAAGAGAAAGGGAATTGAAGAACTTGTTGAATAAAATCAAGCTTAAAAATTTAAGTGAAAAAAAACAAGAAATTTTGTTAAATAAC encodes the following:
- a CDS encoding fructose-specific PTS transporter subunit EIIC; the encoded protein is MFKNLLRPSLFFNWSQKTFKNKFSFLKQAANALQKQAVINDNNVAFEALKKREEEITTGIITSLALPHLQSQSVIEPFVAVFKVKNLDWQSLDQKPVKLIFLIGVLVDKTNLHLDFISNFSKLMLNETFASKVLNVTSYNGLIKLIDLFNQQKVQDQPAVETKKEYDFVAVTACPTGIAHTFMAKEALEAFAKKHNLYVKVETQGTDGIQNQLTSDDINNAKGVILACDRLIDFSRFYANKNVIEVSTTKAIKKPDEVYELIKNQKGKQLANSAKPTNQTQLAESEGEFNFNNFHKRIYRAILSGVSYMLPFVVFGGILIALSFLIDINNANNAGGNFGTINPVANWLNKLGGISFSLIVPILSAYIAYALVSRQGLLPGFVVGLISSGQFLLNIVLTNGTIEWLAPSQVSSGFFGAIFGGLLSACLIIVQQNYIYKKLPQSLQGIKNILFIPLFGTLFTAGLFWVINIPLIYLNYGLSLFLNIMNSPILAPLLGFVIGLMMCFDLGGPINKAAYVFGVVSLQNQNAGTISMAAAMLSGMVPPLSIALAASIRKSCFDKQELPAAYACYLMGLSFISEGAIPFVVKKPKVMLTANLIAGAICGALTGAFALSIRAPHGGVFVFALLKTTLQGIEGATLQTGVGIGLALVCLIISMIVGSSIIIGYDLIAKHNQRKQNLNS
- a CDS encoding 1-phosphofructokinase, giving the protein MTWLQNITKESKIWIVNYACAIDYYVDLNKQKNSVLIPGGKGINVAIVMKSLGFDPTVITFLGQPTKNLFLELVKPYDLNIVSFISETKTRINLKLLKDEKTTEINDLSPLITDANLTELLTFLKANVKNNDLVIINGRFKFEALEKVLNLVFTLTENVVIDVDESKMLTLLNQSKPLVMKPNIDEFQTMINTFFHDQQSLIAAIKKFHYCKLLLLSDGDKGAYLFDQNKLLFVSSITPKQVVSTTGAGDTLLAVFLANLILKVDLKTALIKATNYASATISKLGVVDSKDKISVITPKSYYL
- a CDS encoding ABC transporter permease, encoding MLNLIKNVIRSLKSAKIALIALTFLIFVAVGGFVLLNNTVNNFNAAFNYVTHTGKLSNAIINERYDFGKLEFQEQTNNSQNSSDSFTLTLTNDSRTSFINNALRTNPSLYEGLVTQTFSYQNKTEMTEKTNIVNQSKIIAANNLNNALSKDKQLLVSGQLEKLNAVFREYKAINITDKSVFKKLIVSEPNDLVNSLVIFDGQNLSSSKQSDFNNFLNQFNEIKSKGKDNLSTTLKTGQYQAFLQTLFDYAQASETTLKDQLQKLISNPDSSETNQVKNLFDTPSTLTNIGGQLTLQWTENSLTKQIVIFDPSSYETIVAPGNWTYQQQLGKEVYPDINNWESIKKLPLEQFESEFLKIDQKYKISIDNIDYLVIGVGISPDFVYPVFSASLIVPNIENEQLYYVNQTGYERTFSSFLTNPVETAIVARLINLESDLNTINQWAVENMSWPTNIKAAYSSSDTTNILNLLAARTVFIPNLINTINLVALFLTIAILTVAIIVSILILISYLKKNTEQIGILKANGLSGKKINLSLLIFGLIPAIVGAISGYSFGIGFQDVAIHLFSNYWFIPTATSSFSVVGLLFFSLFVILIMSSISLLVGSIILKKDVVKILKHDSEFKVSRLGLSSKKLFARFGIMTRFRVALAFNAPWKLVFLTLMSSFTMMILNLSFATKDSFENAQSKTNLTNQNHQYEFELASATTQSGLLKWQLFAELGTTDKRSESSVKLANKRMDISNVDASKDWKNQQVINFLSDASGFSNDLNYLENIVQSKIGLDYSLGFNNIVSNPWRLSETLMPTNQASASNTAFQNFLKAIITINPSQGSQFIKQTQDPLTKRFIYAIDSDKALKNNNEQNGSQNHLTLNDDFAKFLYSQFELIKKSGNASNEDLNAIDFENPQTIRDFYNKYNALPPLDYKLSFNVIGLPKETIAGQIDTPKYGFLTLHGEYQNTPIKIKGIKDWKDKVDNLGPVLSDQNNHIINQELFKNYSFDPLIVNNSAAKKYQLAIGSEINIAVNNSFKRIDNKIINQDPLVNATFRVVGINNSAHDPEFFTSYSTAFKVLEYPNEWFVKKLPFNSFYANSLLSFVQSTSLFSESGIFPATSSFSTNNTVLVELIKKTINYKNGQMNQTSSNDSSKKENYQKLQKALGISTDLEISKVNEYVAILARVYNGLPYNSTISFISNVAANNALFGNIANTTKQIQAVVIAVIIPIIMLIILLVSTTLIQELKKIAIRLKALGYSNLKILASFLSIYIPLFAFGLLISIPFSIYLIALHNEVIFASSSIFLDAFLSFESAIGSMLVLLAVLSITFVLNWLELNKIKIDKEIKNS